A window of Malania oleifera isolate guangnan ecotype guangnan chromosome 2, ASM2987363v1, whole genome shotgun sequence genomic DNA:
TGTCTCCTACCTCTGATGGCTACTCTCTGACTCAAGCTAAATATGCATCTGATCTTCTGACACGTGCTGGTATCACAGATTGTAAGATCACTGATAGTCCGTTGGAGCCCAACATCAAACTTCGTCCTATTGATAGGGAGCTTCTTCCTGATGCCACTCGTTACCGACaacttgttgggagcttgatttatctcactatCACTAGACCTGACATTGCCTATGCCGTGCACCTTGTTAGCCAATTTATGTCAGCTCCTCGTTCCGTTCACTATGCAGCTGTTCTTCGcatcttacgatatgtgaagggCACCCTATTTCATgggcttttcttttcctctcactcatccttgacgttgcaggtttattcagatgctgattgggcaggggaCCCTACTGATCGTCGATCTACCACcggttttctttttctacttggtgactctcttatctcttggcgAAGCAAAAAGCAGACTGTTGTTGCTCGCTCTAGTACTAAGACTGAGTATCGGGCTCTTGCTGATACAacttctgagcttctttggctttGTTGGCTTCTCCACGATATGGGTGTCCCTCAACCCTCACGCACTCCGCTTTACtgtgacaatcatagtgctgtCCAAATCGCTCACAATGATGTTtttcatgaacgcaccaaacacATCGAGATCGATTGTCATTTCGTGCATCATCATCTTCAGGAAGGGACACTTCGCCTCTTGTCAGTTCCTTCGACTGATCAATTGACTAATATCTTCACAAAGGCTCATCCACCTAGTCGCCATCGTGCTTTAGTATGCAAACTCTAGTTGACATCTTcaataccaccttgagtttgaggggggatgttagtataacttcctaagttacccttgtatcTTTGTATATTTCCTAAGTTACCCCTTGTACCCTTGTATAAAGTCTTGTATAGTGTTAATAAGATAAGTGTGTTTCTCTTCTAACTACTTACATACCTTTGGTATGTAGGAATTCAATGGAGTTTAGAGGAAATCAAATTTCTCATTTAGTTTCATCATATCTcgcattcaaattttcattccatttcttTCCCACCTACTCTTTCCTATTCTATTCCATTTTGTAAACCAAACATGCCGCTAGGTTAGTGATTCTTGTGCAAGTGCACTTGGCCCATACCAACCATAAGTTGGAGTCGGTGGAAGTAACAACATACTACCTTTGATAGATATACAAAGGATCAACATATCTCGATAGTCCAATCAAGTACAAAGGCATCACCTAAGAATACACCCAAGAGCTAACATAGATGCATGTCTCAACCTTAATGTGCAACTTCATTCTCTAATAAGTAGTTCATGGGGCCCTTAATCATGTACAGAAGCCTAACTAACCTATAAAGAATGTTAATAACTTGCCCTTGAGCACTCTCACTCCAAATGGACCTAAAGGTGGTACGATGTTCACTTGGTGTTCTCAGTAGAGTACAATCTTTCTGTCCATTTCTACTTTAACATGAGTAATCATCTAGATGAATTATATACATCATAACTTAATAAAACTGTGTACTTAATGTTTGGATCTACCACAATGTCATAGCGGACGTCAAAGTACATTCTAGGGTATATTCATGATTGACTCCATGTTGCATTTTCTTCTAGGAGACATATGATATGAACCCCATACACCCAATGCTGAAAACACATCCTTTTTACATATGTCACAAGTGTAAGAATGTAGAATTGCGATATCAAGTTTGTGCAAGGCCTTATTTTTGGTCTATGGCGGCTTGCCTCTTGCCCATTTACCCTGCAACCATGCTGTGTGTACGTGTGTAAGACTTACGTTAATTTTATATCATCCGATAAATGTGTAAAAGTTTAAgggttgaatatatatatatatatatatatggctttTCCTTGAATTATTGTAATAGTTGATTGTATAAAAAATTCTTCATGGGATACATAGTGAATGTTCATCAATTTTATATGATTCACCAACATTATATATTTGTGTTGCTTAAATATACATTGCCATTAATTTAGTGTTTGGAGAGACCTtacattttaatttgtattggaATTGGATAGGATATAATATAAATCcacccaaattcaaattcatagtccaaaatccatgctcccaaacacccATAATTGAATAATGAAATGAACCATGCTACTTTGTTTTTTCATATTGTCATTAAGGTTTGTGAACGTGTTCAAATGATTATCCATGCTTAATTTTTAACTCAAGAGAAGCCTTGTGCCACAACACTCATAAGTTGATTTTTTATTTGCGGGATCCTTCCATTTTTTCAGAAActtattttcacaaaataaacatGAAAATTTCCTTAAATATAGTGCTTAGGGACATCTTAAATTTTATGAACCAATAGGATATTCTTATAATTTTTTGGATACCATCCAAGCCAGCTTATTTGATTACTAGCTGGTCAAATCTCATTAGTTCCCGACTTCCAATTATTCATATAATTAACAAGTGAAAATCATCTTTTGAGATACAAGGAGAATGCGCTAGCtgacttttttatttttggaaaattgttttTGAATCTCCCATtacaatatttattatttactaatgATTCGCGGATCAACTGTATTTCCcccatccattttttttttttttccccaatatGATAAATTCCACCAAACGGTGCTGTTCTGTGAGATTCAAAATTGATTATGGGGCCCAACAATGAAAGACGCGCACAATAATTTTAATAGAATCGAGACTGGACAATTGGAGGTCGGCACGTCGCTAGTCGATCGAATCGTGGAGTTGACATTGtaagaaaaataatgaagttCTAGGATTAGGATAGCTTTTCATCTTCTGCAGTGCTAATGGGGCAGTTTCCTTTTCAGGGTAATGAAATCAAGTACGTTGAATTGTATTTTCAATTGAGCTGTTTCATTGATCATGAGCTTCCTGTTTCCATGGTGCTGTGCTATGGCACGTTTTGGAGCGTTAATCTTCTTTTGGGTCTCATTAATATTCTGGTACTGTATGCATGCCTGTGTTGGATATGATCCTGCAGACAATTATCTCATAGACTGTGGATCATCCACAGTCACTACGGTTGGTGATCGCTCATTCTTGCCCGACGGCTTGTTCTCATCTTTCCTCTCTGTCTCACAGTACACTCTTGCAAACACCACCGCCGCCGCCCTGCCAACATCCATCACCGCCACCGTGCAATCACCCCTCTATCTGACTGCCGCAATCTTCAACAAAACCTCAACATACACTTTCCCAATTCGCCGCAGGGGCCGACTCTGGATCCGTCTCTACTTCTTCCCTTTCGTTTATGGAAATTACAATCTGAGCACAGCCCATTTCTCTGTTTCCGCCCAAAATCACCTCCTCCTCGCCAACTTCAACCCCATTGCCAACGCTTCCACTCTCAAGGAGTACTCCATAAACGTCACGACAGATACTCTGGTCATCACCTTCACCCCTTCCCATCATTCACTCGCCTTCTTAAGCGCCCTGGAAGTTGTTTCGGTGCCCGACGATCTCATTACCGACGAGAATGTCCGCGGTTTCTCGTCGTGGACTTTTCAAGGCCTTCCGAACCAGGCCTTGGAGACCATTGCACGAGCAAACATTGGGACGACAACATACCTCCCCCAGAATGATGACCTCTGGCGAACTTGGCTTGCTGGTAGGAATTTCTTGCTTCAAGGAGATAATCTAGCCACACATTATGTGACAAACATCACTGCTGTCAAGTACGTAGCAGGTGGGCCGACCAGAGACATTGCTCCTGAATTCGTTTACGGCACCGCTGTGGTATTGAACTCCACAGAAGATCCCAGTAGTAATCATTTATACATTACATGGCAGTTCATATTGGATTTGGGGTATCGGTACCTTCTTCGATTTCACTTTTGTAATATATTGGCTGGTTCTGCAGAGCTCTCTTTCGCTGTTTATATTGATTCTTGGCTTGTTACTCGCGCCTCGGATTTCAGAAGAGCCAATGCTTCTGGTGCTCCGTTTTATTTTGATGTGGTTACTGATCCAACTCAAGAAAGTCTGATTTGTGTGAGCATAACCCCTTCATTCGTTCGAGTCAAAGATCCCATTGGCATTCTAAATGGGGTTGAAATCATGAAACTGAACAATTCCTTAGGAAATTTGAGCGAGGCAACCTCAGATTTAAACGCAACTAAGGGAGGTAACGTGATTGTGATAGTAGGTGTAAGTATTGGTGTGTTAATTATTGTTGCATTGGTTGGTATTTTCTTTTGGATGatcagaagaaaaagaaaaaaaatagcaccactgaaaaATTTGAAGACAAAGACCTCTTTGTTTGTGACTAGTGGAAATGCCAAAACCACCGGAGGTAAGCATGATGCAGACTCGACGTATTGGTTTCCCATTGTTGCTATTGAAGAGGCCACAAACAACTTTGATGAGACTCGGGTGATAGGAATTGGTGGCTTTGGGAAGGTTTACTTGGGAGTCCTACGCGATGGAACAAAAGTGGCCGTTAAGCGGTCAAATCCTCAGTCCAAGCAAGGCCTTGCAGAGTTCCAAACTGAAATTGAGCTGCTATCTCAATTTCGTCATCGCCATTTGGTTTCTTTAATTGGGTATTGTGATGAAAAGAATGAGATGATTTTGATTTATGAATACATGGAGAATGGCACTCTCAAAAGTCATTTATACGGTTGCGAGTTGCCGAGCTTGAGTTGGAAGGAGAGGCTTGAGATATGCATTGGATCAGCTAGAGGTCTTCACTATCTTCACACTGGTTCTATAAAACCAGTTATTCATCGTGATGTAAAGTCTGCAAATATTTTGCTTGATGAACACCTTATTGCTAGGGTTGCAGATTTTGGGCTTTCAAGGACAATACCTGAGAATGATCAAACCCATGTGAGTACCGCAGTGAGAGGGACATTTGGCTACCTTGATCCTGAATATTTTAAAAGGCGACGACTAACAGCAAAATCTGATGTGTATTCATTTGGGGTGGTTTTATTTGAAGTTCTTTGTGCAAGACCCGTGTTAGACTCATCCCTTTCTGAGGAAATGGAGGATTTAGCTGAGTGGGTGATGAAGAAGCAGAAGACAGGACAATTGGAGCAAATAATAGATCCTAACCTTGTGGGAAAAATAAAACAAGATTCACTTAGGAAGTTTGTTGAAACAGCTGAGAAATGCTTGGCTGACCATGGTGCCGATAGACCTTCTATGGAAGAAGTTTTGTATAATCTAGAGCATGCACTTCAACTTGAGGAGATTGTTGTTGAAGCAGATAGTTCCAACTATATTGATGCTTCTACTAATATAGATCAATTTGAAGCATCTAGTAGATATGATTGATTAGGTGTTTCATTGGTTTGGTTGTTCTCTTTGGATAATTGTGAAAGTGTTGTAGAACTTTTATTTTGGAGAGGTCGTAGGCTTCTAGCACACTTCGACAATTGTGTGTGCTTAGGGTGTGTATTatgaaaatttataatatttttgatTTGTCCAATGGCCATAGACTACTCACCAGAGCATCCAAAGTGGATCAAAGCCTACACATATAAATTTGTGGAACTATTACTCTTTGTACAACTAAAAACTAAAAGGTCagtaaatacaaaaacaactAAAATACccttgttatttttatttaattacttttgGTCATACGTGATTCCTTTATAAACATAGAGGAGATTTGTAGTGACCCAaaagaattataatatttaaataataaaagaaagggaggaaaggaaattaaaaaggggcacaataggtcctcgtcgacgaaggtgtgtttcgtcaatgaaaaaatactgagagagggtttcggtgattctaaatttcgtcgacgaggagagagtttgTCGACAAGTTGTcttcatggcctcatcgacgaggtgacatggctcgtcaacaaaggctagtgtataaatagtgttaaacacGATTTTTTGCAACATAATTTGGCTGCAGAAACTCTCTCTCACCCTCTTCGgttcccctcacttctctctagctttctgaGTCCATTCTTCActagatcgacaatccgaagccaccatgacactcctggggaagttctcggCCTATCTGATGGAGttgatcgttggtggggctagttcgaaattcatcccaaattcagggtaaggctttctactcagtatttgacttcttgacagttatAGAAAGCATAGTATGCGTAAAAATACTGAggtttagttctagggaatgtcattttcagggtattgatcggGAAATcgctgcgggtgcaggactgtttaTTTTAGAGgtttttcaggactcaggtaaggggataaactaagctagttattttatgaatatatatatattattacaacaTATGAttgcaggaaaataaatatatttatatatgttttatatttaggaaatactgctaaaaatgatggtatgttaatatacgaaaaacctatttcgtgtggcataagtagaatttataatgaagtactatTTTCTGgtaatatgataaagatatggatatgatttgccagcgtatgggccgtgctatgtatgtgatttgccggcgtatgggccatgctatggatatgatttgccggcgtacaagccgtgctatggatatgatttgccggcgta
This region includes:
- the LOC131148069 gene encoding probable receptor-like protein kinase At5g59700, which codes for MHACVGYDPADNYLIDCGSSTVTTVGDRSFLPDGLFSSFLSVSQYTLANTTAAALPTSITATVQSPLYLTAAIFNKTSTYTFPIRRRGRLWIRLYFFPFVYGNYNLSTAHFSVSAQNHLLLANFNPIANASTLKEYSINVTTDTLVITFTPSHHSLAFLSALEVVSVPDDLITDENVRGFSSWTFQGLPNQALETIARANIGTTTYLPQNDDLWRTWLAGRNFLLQGDNLATHYVTNITAVKYVAGGPTRDIAPEFVYGTAVVLNSTEDPSSNHLYITWQFILDLGYRYLLRFHFCNILAGSAELSFAVYIDSWLVTRASDFRRANASGAPFYFDVVTDPTQESLICVSITPSFVRVKDPIGILNGVEIMKLNNSLGNLSEATSDLNATKGGNVIVIVGVSIGVLIIVALVGIFFWMIRRKRKKIAPLKNLKTKTSLFVTSGNAKTTGGKHDADSTYWFPIVAIEEATNNFDETRVIGIGGFGKVYLGVLRDGTKVAVKRSNPQSKQGLAEFQTEIELLSQFRHRHLVSLIGYCDEKNEMILIYEYMENGTLKSHLYGCELPSLSWKERLEICIGSARGLHYLHTGSIKPVIHRDVKSANILLDEHLIARVADFGLSRTIPENDQTHVSTAVRGTFGYLDPEYFKRRRLTAKSDVYSFGVVLFEVLCARPVLDSSLSEEMEDLAEWVMKKQKTGQLEQIIDPNLVGKIKQDSLRKFVETAEKCLADHGADRPSMEEVLYNLEHALQLEEIVVEADSSNYIDASTNIDQFEASSRYD